Proteins encoded together in one Thermoplasmata archaeon window:
- a CDS encoding S26 family signal peptidase, with product MVVADESMRPTLRPGDRLLLDPRAYRSAPPRVGDVVVLVDPAARERWLIKRVAAYDPATELVDVRGDAGERARDSRRFGPVPRRALVGRAYRLYFPPDRRREL from the coding sequence GTGGTCGTCGCGGACGAGAGCATGCGCCCCACGCTCCGGCCCGGAGACCGACTGCTGCTCGATCCCCGCGCCTACCGGTCCGCGCCCCCGCGGGTCGGGGACGTCGTCGTGCTCGTCGACCCAGCGGCACGCGAGCGCTGGTTGATCAAGCGCGTCGCGGCGTACGATCCCGCGACCGAGCTCGTGGACGTGCGCGGCGACGCGGGCGAGCGGGCCCGGGACAGCCGGCGGTTCGGCCCGGTACCCCGCCGCGCGCTCGTCGGTCGCGCCTACCGCCTCTACTTCCCGCCGGACCGCCGCCGGGAGCTGTAA
- the sodN gene encoding superoxide dismutase, Ni, which produces MSARAPSLALVERLWDLVHPPRTVYAHCDIPCGIYDPHEAQIAALTVVRMDQLIAESTPPAMDAKPEDRKEFMSKLARYTSVKETHAERVKGEIRVIWGDYFTPDHAKQFPQVHDLVWRIMKGASKARQGTNLADAQDLLKLVQEFAEVFWQTKGSKTRRVPSMQKAGGELVVPA; this is translated from the coding sequence ATGTCCGCCCGCGCTCCCTCGCTCGCTCTGGTCGAACGCCTCTGGGACCTCGTGCATCCGCCGCGCACGGTCTACGCCCACTGCGACATTCCGTGCGGTATTTACGACCCGCACGAGGCGCAGATCGCGGCGCTCACCGTCGTTCGGATGGATCAGCTGATCGCGGAATCGACGCCCCCCGCGATGGACGCGAAGCCCGAGGACCGCAAGGAGTTCATGTCGAAGCTCGCCCGGTACACCTCGGTCAAGGAGACGCATGCCGAGCGCGTGAAGGGCGAGATCCGCGTGATCTGGGGCGACTACTTCACGCCGGACCATGCCAAGCAGTTCCCGCAGGTTCACGACCTCGTCTGGCGGATCATGAAGGGCGCGTCGAAGGCGCGCCAGGGCACGAACCTCGCGGACGCCCAGGACCTGCTCAAGCTCGTCCAGGAGTTCGCGGAGGTCTTCTGGCAAACGAAGGGCTCGAAGACCCGTCGGGTGCCGTCGATGCAGAAGGCCGGCGGCGAGCTCGTCGTTCCGGCCTAG
- the hutH gene encoding histidine ammonia-lyase → MTGTVALDGRSLGREQFVAIVRGAVPVAVAPSARAACDASRAAVERAIAQSRAVYGVTTGFGGLSHQAVPVEKSREIQASLVRSHASGTGPALPSDLVRGLVLLRLNSLARGHSGVRPELLDRLVAVLNRGLVPWVPEQGSVGASGDLAPLAHLALALTGEGSFVDPGTGARRPARDVLAAEGIAPLELAAKEGVALLNGTSLMAAYLALAVEDARRLLDAALVAVALSFDALEAEPGPLDDRLGEVRNSPEQRWVAGALRQLLAGSSLAVARRTWAGQDAYTLRCVPQVLAAVRLAIDFAERIVGPELNAVTDNPVVFGEEFINGGNFHGQPLALALDTLGVGTAYLAAFSERRIARLLHPALNRGLTAFLAPEPGASSGFMIPQYLAAALVNENATLAHPASVGSLPTSADQEDFVSMGPWAGAKLRRILANSHRVVAVEWLVAGEALEHRRPKSGGVGSEAALRALRARVAALAADRSLSDDIERVAGGIASGELVGAVRAAVPF, encoded by the coding sequence GTGACCGGGACCGTCGCGCTCGACGGACGGAGCCTGGGCCGGGAGCAGTTCGTCGCGATCGTCCGCGGCGCGGTGCCGGTCGCGGTCGCGCCCTCGGCGCGGGCCGCCTGCGACGCGAGCCGCGCGGCGGTCGAACGCGCGATCGCCCAATCGCGGGCGGTCTACGGCGTGACCACCGGCTTCGGCGGGCTCTCGCACCAGGCCGTGCCGGTGGAGAAGTCGCGCGAGATCCAGGCCTCCCTGGTCCGCAGCCACGCGAGCGGCACCGGGCCCGCCCTGCCCTCCGATCTCGTGCGGGGCCTGGTCCTCCTGCGCCTCAACTCGCTCGCGCGCGGGCACTCCGGCGTGCGGCCGGAGCTCCTCGACCGCCTGGTCGCGGTGCTGAACCGCGGTCTGGTCCCGTGGGTGCCCGAGCAGGGGAGCGTCGGCGCCTCCGGGGACCTCGCCCCGCTCGCCCACCTTGCGCTGGCGCTCACCGGCGAGGGATCGTTCGTGGACCCCGGCACGGGCGCCCGGCGACCGGCCCGAGATGTCCTCGCCGCCGAGGGGATCGCTCCGCTCGAGCTCGCCGCCAAGGAAGGGGTCGCCCTGCTCAACGGCACCTCGCTGATGGCGGCCTACCTGGCCCTCGCGGTGGAGGACGCCCGGCGGCTCCTCGATGCGGCGCTGGTCGCGGTCGCGCTCTCGTTCGACGCCCTCGAAGCCGAACCCGGCCCGCTCGACGACCGTCTCGGGGAGGTGCGGAACTCGCCGGAGCAGCGCTGGGTCGCCGGGGCCCTGCGGCAGCTGCTCGCGGGCTCGTCGCTCGCCGTCGCGCGGCGTACCTGGGCCGGCCAGGACGCCTACACCCTCCGCTGCGTTCCGCAGGTGCTCGCGGCGGTGCGCCTCGCGATCGATTTCGCCGAACGGATCGTGGGGCCGGAGCTGAACGCGGTCACCGACAATCCCGTGGTCTTCGGGGAGGAGTTCATCAACGGCGGGAACTTCCACGGCCAGCCGCTCGCGCTCGCGCTCGACACCCTCGGCGTCGGCACCGCCTACCTCGCCGCGTTCTCCGAGCGGCGGATCGCACGGCTCCTCCATCCCGCGCTGAACCGCGGTCTCACGGCGTTCCTCGCGCCGGAGCCCGGCGCCAGCTCCGGCTTCATGATCCCGCAGTACCTCGCCGCGGCGCTCGTCAACGAGAACGCGACGCTCGCGCACCCCGCCAGCGTCGGCAGCCTGCCGACGTCCGCCGACCAGGAGGACTTCGTCAGCATGGGGCCCTGGGCCGGTGCCAAGCTGCGGCGGATACTGGCGAACAGCCACCGGGTGGTCGCGGTGGAGTGGCTGGTGGCCGGCGAGGCGCTCGAGCATCGTCGGCCGAAGAGCGGCGGCGTCGGTAGCGAAGCCGCGCTCCGCGCCCTCCGCGCCCGGGTCGCGGCGCTCGCCGCGGATCGCAGCCTCTCCGACGATATCGAACGGGTGGCCGGGGGGATCGCGAGCGGGGAGCTCGTGGGCGCGGTGCGCGCGGCCGTGCCGTTCTAG